The Methanocaldococcus infernus ME region ATTCACCTGTTTAGTTCCTGGCATAACTTTCACCTCAAAAAGTTTTTTCTTTAAAGTGGTAGGAAGTCTATTACTTTAAAGAGTTATTTAAAATTTTAGTAAAACTTAGATTCTATAGAATTTCTTAGCATTTTTATATAAACTTTCTTCTATCTTTCTCTTCTCAAGATTCATTCTCTTCATTTCTAACTTAGCCTTAGGTAAGGCATAGATATCAGATTTTAAGCTTCCCAAGTCACTACTAAGGATAAATTTTTTATCATAATCTCTAACAATTTCACAAGCCTCCTTTACACTTAACTTAAAAGCTGGCTGTATGGATAAGCCAACATAAACATCTCTATCAATTAAGTCTATAGTTTCCCTATTTATGTGATCAATTAAAACTAAGCTCTCATCAATCCTAACCTCATTTAGAATATCTAAAATCCTTAAGAGAGCTTCTTTTTTGTTCTTCTCTGGAGTGTGTATAACTATTGGCTTCTCATACTCCTTAGCCAAAATTAGCTGTTCCTTTAACAACTCTTCCTCTCCTTTTAAATAGTGAAGCCCAGTTTCTCCTATACAGACTATTTTATCAATATATTCAGGAATTTTTTTAATTAGGATTTTCCAATCTTTAGGATAGCCCATAGGATGAATCCCAATTCCTGGCAAAACATTAACTCCAGCCATCTCCCCCCTCTTAACCTCAAAATTTACTATCCTATCCCAATGGTCTAAATAAACCTCTGGGGAGATCATTTTATAAGGATCATGTGCTAAAGTAACTATATACTCAATCCCAGCTATGGCCATCTTTTCAATGTCTTCATAGCTTCTAACATCTAAGTGGGTGTGTGCATCTATCATTCTCTCACTTCTTAATTTGTTAGCCCCTGTATAGGAGCTGGAATTCTTCCACCTCTTTTTATAAATTTCTCTGAGGAATATTTATTAACCTTCATAACTACAGCCTTTCCTAACAAGCCTC contains the following coding sequences:
- a CDS encoding TatD family hydrolase, whose amino-acid sequence is MIDAHTHLDVRSYEDIEKMAIAGIEYIVTLAHDPYKMISPEVYLDHWDRIVNFEVKRGEMAGVNVLPGIGIHPMGYPKDWKILIKKIPEYIDKIVCIGETGLHYLKGEEELLKEQLILAKEYEKPIVIHTPEKNKKEALLRILDILNEVRIDESLVLIDHINRETIDLIDRDVYVGLSIQPAFKLSVKEACEIVRDYDKKFILSSDLGSLKSDIYALPKAKLEMKRMNLEKRKIEESLYKNAKKFYRI